In Streptomyces sp. NBC_01381, the sequence TCGAAGTACCGCCGGAATTCACGCCTTACGACCTGTTCGACCAGCGCGTCCTTGGTGGCGAACCGGCGGTAGACGGTGATCCGGGAGACCCCCGCGCGGCGCGCCACATCCTCCATCGTGGACCGGCGAATGCCCATGCGGCGGAACTGCTCGAAGGCGGCGTCGAGCACGCGCGTGGTGACCTCGTCGTTCTCGTCGACCCGCTCGGCCGCCTCGGTGAACGCGCGGTCCAGTACGGAATCCGAGTCCTGGGGCGTGGCAAGGAAGGGAAATGCAGGTCGTTCCACGGTCGCCTTTCTGAGGGGGCGTTCCTCAACTCCCCATGCACTGAAGGCGAGTTGCAGAAGTCGTCCCCGGAGTCTGGTGCTCCGATCCGGGTTGTGCTTCTCTCGATGAAACGCCGATGAAACGCAGCTACGCAATCTGTATCAGGGTATCAGTCAGCGCTGAGGCGACTCAAGGAGGAGTTCCGGGCCATGGATGAACTCAGCAGACGCAAGATGCTGCTCACGGGCGGAGCCCTTGGCGCGGTCGGTGCGCTCGGTGTGGCGTCGCCGGCGAGCGCGCGGTCCGTCTGGTCCTGGGCGGCGAGCGGCTCGGTGGCCGGGTCGGGCGCCGGCACCGACCCTCAGTGGGTCTGGGACGACGAGGCCGACCAGCTCCTTGGTGCCGTCCTCGACCGCGGCGACGTACCCAAGGTCAACGAGCTGCTGCGCACCTGGACCCGCAATGACCAGCCGCTCCCGGCCGGACTGCCTCCGGATCTGCGGCAGTTCATGGACAAGGCCCGCCAACTGCCCTCCTGGGCCGACCGGAAGAAGCTCGAGACCGCCGCGCAGTTCAACGAGGCCAGGGGGCTCTACCTCAACATCCTCAACGGCATCGGCGGCGGCATGCTGAGCACCGCCATCCCCCGCGAGGCACGCGCCGTGTACTACTCCAAGGGCGGCGCGGACATGGAGGACCGGGTCGCCAAGACCAGCAAGCTGGGCTTCGCCGTGGGCGCTCTCGATGCGTACCGGCCCGACGGCACCTGCATCGTGGAAGCGGTCAAGACGCGGATGGTGCACGCGGCGGTACGCAACCTGCTGCCGAAGTCCCCGAGTTGGTCCGACACCAGCGGCGGCCAGAAGATCCCGATCAGCCTCGCGGACATGCTGGTCACCTGGCACACCCTGCCCACCTACGCGATGCGCAAGATGCGCGAGTGGAAGGTCCCGATCAGCTCCGCCGAGTCCGACGCCCATCTGCACGTGTGGCAGGTGACCGCGCACATGCTCGGCATCCGCGACGAATACATCCCCGCGAGCTGGGAGGCGGCCGAGGCCCAGTCCAAGCAGCTCCTCGACCCCGTACTCGGCCCCACGCGCGAAGGCGTCGAGCTGACCGACATCCTGCTGGGCCAGCTCGCCGAACAGACCAGCCCCGGAAGCGTCGACCGCCCGCTCGTCAACGCCTTCGCCCGGTACCTCGTGGGCGACAGGATCGCCGACTGGGACGGCATCCCCCGCGAGCCGTTCTGGGAATCGGCGGTCAAGACCGCATGGCCGCCGCTGGTGGCGTTCCGCGAGGGGCTGATCAAGCTGCCCCTGGTGCCGAAGATCGCCTGGACGATCGACGAAGCGGCCCGCAAGTACATCCTGTTCTACCTCTCCAAGGGACGCGTGATCCACCTCGACATCCCCGACGCCAACCGGCCCGCCTGACCCCCTGACTCAAGGAGGAGTTCCGAGCATGGATGAACTCAGCAGGCGCAAGATGCTGCTCACGGGCGGAGCCCTGGGCGCGGTCGGTGCGCTCGGCATGGCATCGCCGGCGAGCGCGCGGTCCGCGTGGACCTGGGCGGCGAGCGGCTCGGTGGCGAGGGCGGGCGAAGGCACCGACCCTCAGTGGGTGTGGGACGAGGAGGCCGACCAGATCCTTGGTGCCGTCCTCGACCGGGGCGACGTACCCAAGGTCAACGAACTGCTGCGGACCTGGACCCGCAATGACCAGCCGCTCCCGGCCGGGCTGCCTCCGGATCTACGGCAGTTCATGGACAAGGCCCGCCAACTGCCCTCCTGGGCCGACCGGAAGAAGCTCGACACCGCCGCGCGATTCAGCACGACGAAAGGGATCTACGTCGGTGCCCTGTACGGGCTCGGCAGTGGTCTGATGAGCACCGCCATCCCCAGGGAGGCCCGCGCCGTCTACTACTCCAAGGGCGGCGCGGACATGAAGGACCGCATCGCCAAGACCGCGAAGCTCGGGTACGACATCGGGGACCTGGACGCCTATCAGCCCCAGGGCTCCATGATCGTGACAGCGGTGCGGACCCGGCTCGTGCACGCGGCGGTGCGCAACCTGCTGCCGAAGTCTCCGGGTTGGTCCCAGACCAGCGAAGGACAGAAGATCCCCATCAGCCAGGCGGACCTGATGGTCACCTGGCACAGCCTGGCCACTCTCGTCATGCGCAAGCTGCTTGAGTGGAAGGTTCCGGTCTCCCGCGCCGAGTCCGAGGCCTATCTGCACGTCTGGCAGGTGACCGCGCACATGCTCGGCGTCCGCGACGAGTACATCCCGGCCACCTGGGACGCGGCGAACGCCCAGTCCGAGCAGCTCCTCGACCCCGTACTCGCCCGCTCGGACGAGGGCGTCAAGTTGACCGAGATGCTCCTCGACATCGTCGCCGAGCTCGACGCCGGTGTGTCACGGCCCCTGGTCAGCGCGTTCTCCCGGTACACGCTCGGCGACCGGATCGGCGACCTGATCGGTCTGTCCGAGGAACCGTTCTGGCAGCCGCTGATCTCGAAGTCCTGGCCGCTCCTTGTGGCCTACCGGGAAAAGCTGATCCCGTTGCCCCTGGTCCCGGAGGCCGCCTGGGCCATGGAGGAAGCCCTCCGCAAGTTCGTCCTGCTCTTCTTGTCGGAGGGCAGGCCCATCCACCTGGAGATCCCTGACGCGAACCGATCGCACTGATGGAGCCGGAGTCGGTGCCGGAGTCCGGTACCTCCGGGATCGGGCGGCGCCGCTTCCTCGGTTACGTGCTTGCCGCGCCGACCCTGCTGACCGCTGCCCAACTCGGGCCTGCACCAGGAGCCGTGGCCGGGATTCCGTCACCGGAGGTCACCGAACTTGTCGACCTCAACGACGTGATGACCGCGGCCGCCCTGCCGACGTCGAACCTGATCACGGTCGAGGTCGGCAGGGACGGCACCGTGTCGTTCGCACTGCCGCGGGCCGAGGTCGGCCAGGGCATCACGACGTCGACGGCCATGCTGATCGCCGAGGAGATGGACGTGCCGCTCGACCGGGTACGGGTGACGCTGGCCGACGCACGGCCGGAGCTGGTCTTCAACCAGCTCACCGGCGCGTCGAACACGACCGTCTCGACCTACACCCCGATCCGGGTCGCCGCAGCAGTCGCCCGCGGCCGGCTGCTGCGAGCCGCGGCCGTCGAACTCGGCGCGGCAGTCGGCGACCTCACTCTGAAGGGCGGAGTCATCACCGGCGGCGCGGGCGGAAACTGCGTCGGCATCGGCGCGCTCTCCGAGAAGGCCGCGAGCAGCGAGCCGCAGCGGGTGTCCGTGGAGCTCAAGGAGCGCCGCGAGTTCACCGTCATCGGCACGCCACAGAACCGCGTCGACGCGCTCGCCGCGGTCACCGGGCGCAAGAAGTTCGCGATGGACCTCGACGTACCAGGCGCCAGGCCGACGATGGTGTGCCGTCCGCCGACCATCAACGGCAAGGTCCGCTCCGTGGCCAACCTCGGAGAGGTCCGGGCCCTGCCCGGCGTCACCGATGTCGTGGCGGTCTCCACCGGTGTCGCGGTGCGCGCGGAGACCTTCGGCCAGTGCATCGACGCCGTACGCGCCCTGCGTGTGTCGTGGAAGCCCGGCAGCGCGGAAGGCAAGTCCGACGAGACGGTGCTCAGGGAGCTGCGAGCCGCCGAACTGCCGCTGGGGCTTCCGCCGGTGACACCGTCCGTGGAGGCCACCTTCACCTTCCACTTCCGCAGCAACAGCGCGCTGGAGCCCAACTGCGCGATAGCCGACGTGCGTTCGGACCGAGCCGAGATCTGGTCGGGCCTGAAGGCGCCGATCGTCGCCAAGCAGGCCATCGCCGCCCGGCTCGGCCTGCCGCAGAGCGCGGTCACCGTCCACGTCACCGAAGGCGGCGGCTCCTTCGGGCGGAAACTCTTCTTCGACGCCGCGCTGGAAGCCGCCGAGATCTCCAAGGAGTTCGGCAAGCCCGTCAAGCTCATGTGGCACCGCGCCGACGACGCCCGCCAAGGGCGCACCCACCCGATGGCCATCTCACGCGTACGCGCCGCCTACCTCGGCAAGACGGTGCTCAGCTACCGGCAGCGGCACACCAGCATCGCCACGGACCTCGGGCACGGCCTCGGCGAGGTTTTCACCGCCCTGGCCGCGAAGCTGCCCGTGGGCGACATCGGCTTCTCCGAGACGTTCTTCCAGCTCTCCCAGTCGATGCCCTACGACTTCGGCGTCAACAGCCGGCTGCTCAGCGAGACCGACAAGGGCTTCAACACCGGCAGCATGCGCAATGTCTACTCGCCCGACGTCACTTGCGCCCGCGAGCTCGTCGTCGACCGGCTCGCCGCGAAGATGGGCAAGGACCCCTTCGCGTTCCGCCGCGACCTCCTGCGCGACGACCGTGCCCGGGCGGCGCTCGACAAGGCCGCCGAGGTGGGGAAGTGGGGCCGGGCGATGCCTGACGGCACCGCGCAGGGCATTGCCCTGCACTCCGAATACCACTCCGTCAACGCGGTGTTGGTGGAGATCGACTGCCGGCCCGAGACCGTCGACCGCCCGATCCGTGACGGCGTGACAGGCCCGCGCGTCACCAAAGCCGTGATCGCTGTGGACGTCGGGCTCGCCGTCAACCCACGGGGCCTGGAAGCCCAGATGATGGGCTGCCTCATGGACGGCATCGCGCTGACCCTGACCTCCAGCCTGCACCTGCGCGACGGCCACTTCCTCGAAGCGAGCTGGGACAACTACTTCTACACCCGGCAGTGGAACACACCCCCCGAGCTGGAGATCATCGTCATGCCGACCACCACCGGGAAGCCGGGCGGCGCAGGGGAGTTGGGCGTCGCCGCGTCGATGGCGGCGGTCGCCTGCGCGTACGGCCGGGCGACCGGCACGATGCCGACCAGGTTCCCCATCAACCACGGCACGCTCTCCTTCGAGCCCAAGCCGACCGTCCCGCCGATCCCTCAGTCCCCGTCCGACGGCCGGAACCACGCCCGCTGAAACATCCGCCGAAGCAACACCGAACCGAAACAAGGAGATCCTGTGCCGGAGCACACCTTCCGCCTCAACGGCGAGCAGGTCACCGTCGACGTCGCCGACGACGTACGGCTGCTGTGGGTGCTGCGCGACATCCTCGGCGTGACCGGCCCGAAGTACGGCTGCGGCATCAACGTCTGCAAGGCCTGCACGAGCCACCTCAACGGCAAGGCCGCCAACCCCTGCGCGATCCCCATCAAGGAGCTACGGCCGACCGACGAGGTCACCACCATCGAAGGGCTCCCGGCCACGGTGGGCGCGGACCTGCACCCGATGCAGCAGGCCTGGCTCGACCAGGACGTGGCCCAGTGCGGCTACTGCCAGCCCGGCCAGATCATGGCAGCGGTCGCCCTGGTCAAACGTGTCGCAGAGGAAGGCCGCCAGATCACCGACGCCGACCTCGACGGCATCCGCAACATCTGCCGCTGCGGCACGTACGTCCGTATCCGCGACGCGGTCAAGGCCGGCGCCGAGAACATGTGAGGGTCAGCCGCCGGTGACGGTGGCGTGGGGGGATTCGTCGACGTGGAGGGTGAAGACGTCGGGCCGGGCGTAGTGGCCGGTGGGG encodes:
- a CDS encoding oxygenase MpaB family protein — encoded protein: MDELSRRKMLLTGGALGAVGALGMASPASARSAWTWAASGSVARAGEGTDPQWVWDEEADQILGAVLDRGDVPKVNELLRTWTRNDQPLPAGLPPDLRQFMDKARQLPSWADRKKLDTAARFSTTKGIYVGALYGLGSGLMSTAIPREARAVYYSKGGADMKDRIAKTAKLGYDIGDLDAYQPQGSMIVTAVRTRLVHAAVRNLLPKSPGWSQTSEGQKIPISQADLMVTWHSLATLVMRKLLEWKVPVSRAESEAYLHVWQVTAHMLGVRDEYIPATWDAANAQSEQLLDPVLARSDEGVKLTEMLLDIVAELDAGVSRPLVSAFSRYTLGDRIGDLIGLSEEPFWQPLISKSWPLLVAYREKLIPLPLVPEAAWAMEEALRKFVLLFLSEGRPIHLEIPDANRSH
- a CDS encoding (2Fe-2S)-binding protein, whose product is MPEHTFRLNGEQVTVDVADDVRLLWVLRDILGVTGPKYGCGINVCKACTSHLNGKAANPCAIPIKELRPTDEVTTIEGLPATVGADLHPMQQAWLDQDVAQCGYCQPGQIMAAVALVKRVAEEGRQITDADLDGIRNICRCGTYVRIRDAVKAGAENM
- a CDS encoding molybdopterin cofactor-binding domain-containing protein, giving the protein MEPESVPESGTSGIGRRRFLGYVLAAPTLLTAAQLGPAPGAVAGIPSPEVTELVDLNDVMTAAALPTSNLITVEVGRDGTVSFALPRAEVGQGITTSTAMLIAEEMDVPLDRVRVTLADARPELVFNQLTGASNTTVSTYTPIRVAAAVARGRLLRAAAVELGAAVGDLTLKGGVITGGAGGNCVGIGALSEKAASSEPQRVSVELKERREFTVIGTPQNRVDALAAVTGRKKFAMDLDVPGARPTMVCRPPTINGKVRSVANLGEVRALPGVTDVVAVSTGVAVRAETFGQCIDAVRALRVSWKPGSAEGKSDETVLRELRAAELPLGLPPVTPSVEATFTFHFRSNSALEPNCAIADVRSDRAEIWSGLKAPIVAKQAIAARLGLPQSAVTVHVTEGGGSFGRKLFFDAALEAAEISKEFGKPVKLMWHRADDARQGRTHPMAISRVRAAYLGKTVLSYRQRHTSIATDLGHGLGEVFTALAAKLPVGDIGFSETFFQLSQSMPYDFGVNSRLLSETDKGFNTGSMRNVYSPDVTCARELVVDRLAAKMGKDPFAFRRDLLRDDRARAALDKAAEVGKWGRAMPDGTAQGIALHSEYHSVNAVLVEIDCRPETVDRPIRDGVTGPRVTKAVIAVDVGLAVNPRGLEAQMMGCLMDGIALTLTSSLHLRDGHFLEASWDNYFYTRQWNTPPELEIIVMPTTTGKPGGAGELGVAASMAAVACAYGRATGTMPTRFPINHGTLSFEPKPTVPPIPQSPSDGRNHAR
- a CDS encoding oxygenase MpaB family protein, yielding MDELSRRKMLLTGGALGAVGALGVASPASARSVWSWAASGSVAGSGAGTDPQWVWDDEADQLLGAVLDRGDVPKVNELLRTWTRNDQPLPAGLPPDLRQFMDKARQLPSWADRKKLETAAQFNEARGLYLNILNGIGGGMLSTAIPREARAVYYSKGGADMEDRVAKTSKLGFAVGALDAYRPDGTCIVEAVKTRMVHAAVRNLLPKSPSWSDTSGGQKIPISLADMLVTWHTLPTYAMRKMREWKVPISSAESDAHLHVWQVTAHMLGIRDEYIPASWEAAEAQSKQLLDPVLGPTREGVELTDILLGQLAEQTSPGSVDRPLVNAFARYLVGDRIADWDGIPREPFWESAVKTAWPPLVAFREGLIKLPLVPKIAWTIDEAARKYILFYLSKGRVIHLDIPDANRPA